ATATTACAAATAACATTACCCCCCCCCCGCGTGTTCTCTACTTGTATTCATTCATCAAACACATCCGCTAGTCGTTCTTTCAGACAAAGGCGCGCCAGCCGCGCCACGCCGCCATGCGGCCCGGAAAAATTTCAGCCCCGTCTCCAAATTGGACGCGCCGCAGACAGGCGTGTGCCGTTTTATCTTTGCGCACCTCCCAAGATACACAAAGAGGAGGTGCGTCGATAAATACATCCCTCAAAGCGGCTGTTTCTTCGTGAACGGGTAGAAAAATTTAGTATTTTGAAAGAAAGGTGTGGTGAAATTGTTGAAATTTGGGAAAAAGGGAATCATCACGTTTTTAGTAGCGGCGCTGGTAATGGTATTCGCGTCGGGAGCATGGGCGGCAACATCAATCTCGGATGTAGAAGGCCTAAAGGAAGCGTTCGCAAAGGGTGGCGAGTATCAGTTAACGGAAGACTTGACACTCACAGGCGCACTTAGCACAGACCAAAAGGTCACCTTGGACGTGGCCGGTCATACAATATTTACATCTTATGATATAAGCGTTGGGGACGAGACCACTATGAAAGGCGGCAATTTGACACTTAATAATACCGCCGCTATTACCGGAGGAATTACTCTCACGGTTGTCCAAGACTACGGGGCAAAAATATACGGCAATAAGCTGCTTGTATACGGCAATACAGGACCAGAACCTACGGCTGAAAAATCATCCGTGGATTCAGTATTAACAATCAATACAGGAGTAAAAATCCATTCTGAGAGTGGCTATTATACCGTGTACGTCTGCGGTAAAGGAGCTACGCTCAACCTAAATGGAGGCGAAATCATAGCCTCGCAAAAAATAGGAGCCGCGGCAATCCAAGGTAACGGAAGGCCGGAAAATGGTGGCACAACCATCAATATCAACAGTGGAAAGGTTGAGGGAGGCCCAATTTTAGATAGCAACAAAGAAAGCGGATGCGCGATATATCATCCGCAGGATGGCGTCTTAAAAATCAGCGGCGGAACCATCACTGGGTACGACGGCGTACAGCTTAAAGCCGGCAAACTAGTTATGACTGGCGGCGTTATTAAAGCAACAGGAGCAAAACCAGAAAAATATCCGGACAGCAGTAATGGTTCCGTGGTTACTGCATGCGCAATATCGCTAATATCAAATGAAAGCTATACGGGAGATATAAACGTAGATATTTCCGGAAAGGCAGAACTGGAAAGTACCAAAGCATGCGCTGTATTTTCTAAGATAACAGTCGGCGATAACAAGGTCAATAAAATTGAGATTAGCGGCGGTTCCTTCCGCGGCGGAGATCAGGCTCTGTTACTTGAAGATGCCGAAAACATCGATATTTCCCTCACCGGCGGCAGCTACAGCAGCAATCCGAGCGCTTATGTCGCGGACAGGGAGAAGTACGTCATCGTTGAAAAAGACGGTAAATATGTCGTAGAGCAAGTATACGTTAATGTGGCACCGGAAAGCATTGAGCTTTGGCTCAACACCCAGTTAAAGAAAACGGCAAAACTGGAGCCAACCAGCAATAAAACTGGAGCAACTTTCAAATGGGAATCCTCTACGCCCACCATCGTGAGCGTTGACCAGACGGGCAACATCACCGCGCTGGCAGTGGGTTCGGCCGATGTGACCGCGAGAGAAACCGTAAGCGGCGCTTCTGGAACCTGCCAAGTTACCGTGCGTAAAGCCGGCCCAGTCACCGTGTCACCCGCCTCAGTAAACCTCGTTCTCAATGCCTCGCCGACAGCGCAGCTTACGGCATCGTGCGATAAAGCCGAGAGCGTCACGTGGCAGTCCAGCGATGGTAGCATTGTGACCGTAGACAATTCCGGCACAGTCACTGCCGTAAAAGAGGGTAAAGCTAACGTCACGGCCACCGGCAAAACAAGCGGTTTCTCTGATACCTGTGCAGTCACCGTGAGTCGGGCAAAGATCACCATGACGCCAAACACTAAAGAACTCGTCCTTAACATTTCACAGACAGCCGCACTGGCGGCTTCCAGCGATTTTGAAGAGGAGCTCGAATGGAGTTCCAACAATACCGAAGTCGTGAGCGTCGACCAGAAGGGCAATATCACAGCTCTGGCAGTGGGTTCGGCCGATGTCACCGCAAAGGGCAAAAAGAGCCTCTCCGTCGGAACCTGCGCGGTTAATGTACGCGCGGCGAACCCCGTCGAAGTAACGCCGCTCACCGAGGAATTTATTCTCAACATCTCGCCCGCGAAACAGCTTACGGCAACGTGCGATGCCGCCGAGAGCGTCACATGGAATTCAGACAAGACTGACATTGTAACAGTAGACGATTCCGGCAAGATCACCGCCATCGGCTTAGGCACGGCCAACGTCACCGCTACGGGCAGCGTGAGCGGCTTTAAGTCCGCCCCCTGCGTCGTTACCGTGCGCCGGGCAAATATCTCCGTGACGCCGACAGAGGTGGAACTCATCCTCGGTATAGCGCCGACTTACCAATTGGAGGCCGACAGTGAGGTTACCGATACTTACACCTGGACTTCAGCCAACAAGGACATCGTGACCGTCGACGATTCCGGCAAAATCACCGCCAAAAAAGATGGCACAGCTAACGTCACCGCCACAGGAATCAAAAGCGGCTCAGTCGCAAGCTGTACAGTCACAGTACGCACCGCTGAATACGTCGTCGTAACGCCTTCCAAGATGGAACTCGCCATCGGCGCGACAGGCAAGCTCTCGGTCAGAAATGATAAAAAAGACAGCATAACCTGGGAGAGCAGCGACACAGCCGTCGCCACCGTCAAGGACGGCACGGTAACGGCCGTTAAAGCCGGCATCACCGTCATCACCGCGAATGGGCTCCATACCTCGGCCGCCTGCACGGTGACCGTCACCGACCCTGCGTCGCCCGATCCCGTCACGCCGACGCCTGCCCCCGTCGCCCCGGGGACGGTAAATAAAGAAAACAACCCCGTCAATAAAGAAGAAGGCAAACCGGAGAACGTAGAGGCGGCGACGCCGGCCATTACGGAAGCTACCGAGGAAGGTAAAGCCGCCGTAGTTAGCGCGACAAAGATCGAGGAAAAGAACCTCGTCGCCACCGCCGACGGCAAACTCACGATCAGCCCCGTGCTTGCCAAGAGCGCGCTTGAAGAAGTGATATCCGCCGACGCGACAGTCGCGCCGCAGAGCGTGGCCCTGCTTCCGATCGTAAAGGCTGCGGTAACGGCAAATAACGTGGCCGCCCTCGCCTTCACGATGACCGGCGAACAGTTGGGCGCTGAGGAAAACACAATCGCGGGAGACGTCAAGGTGATCAAGGTCCTGGCAGACGGCAAGGGCGGACAGTTCAGCTATGCCTCCGCGGCGGCAGGCTACGCGGACAAGACCTTCACGCTCAAAGACGCTGACGGCAAGAGCCTCGCCCTGACGGATAAGGTCGCGAAGGCTTCGACCTATACGCTGGTAATATTCGTAGCCGACAACGGCGACTTCGACCTCGACGCGACGGCCGGCAGCGTGATCGACCCCGTGGCGGTAGCCACCAACGCGGCGACAGAGCCGAAATCCGGCAGTTCAAGCAGCGGATGCAACGGCGGCTTCGGCGCGCTGGCGCTCCTCGGGCTCGCGCTCGTGCCGATGTTTTACGGGAAAAAGAGGTAGTCCTGCAAACGAAGATACTACGATAAGTAAAAATTAATTATCCGACGATCCGGGCCAATGTTTTTCAACGGTCCGGATCGTTTGCTTTACCTCCGCCGCATTTCTGGTGAACAAATTAAATGTGAAACCGGCGGTTTTATGCCGCGCCCTTCCGCCGCTTTGGCCTGCAAGCCGGAGCGGCGTTTGGTTTGATTTATAAACGGCGGCGGAGCAAACCTGAAGGCGCCGGAAGTGAATGGCAAACGCCGATTTACAGCCATGTTTCATGTGACAGCCGCCCCGCAAAAAAGCCCGCGCTTTATGCTATACTTACATAATGTCCTGCGGCATTTTTTATTTTAATGCCTCTAATGGTGGTTTTATGTGAAAATTATTTATAGAGGCAGTTTTCACCGGCATCTGCGCCGGAATTTTTAGGAGGAATAGTTTTGGATAACCAGATAGCTCTCATCGCCGGCGAGGGATCGCTTCCCGTTGTGATAGCAAGCAGGCTGACGGATAACGGCAATCCGCCCGTCGTCTATTCTATCAGGGAGAGTATCGGCGAGCTGTCTAAGTACGCGCTTGACGTTATAAATATTACTAAGCCCGATTTCGGCTTTACGATAAAGGACATGAAGAAACGCGGCGTAAGGAGCATCATCATGGCGGGGACGGTCTCGAAGACGCTCGTCTTCAAGCCGTCGCTCTTCGACCTCACCACGCAGCGCTTTCTCGCCGGGCTGCTTTTCCGCGACGATCATTCGATCCTCGGGGCGATCGTCGATTTTCTCGAAAAAGAGGGCTTCAAGGTGCTTAGTTACCGCGACATCGTTCCCGATCTGCTCGCGAAGAGCGGACATATCGCGGGGCGCGCGCCTACCAGGGACGAGCTTGACGATTCGGAGTACGGTTTTTCGATATGCAAGGCTGTGGTGCCGCTTTCCTTCGGGCAGACGGTGATCGTCAATAAACGCTCGGTCGTCGCCGTGGAGGCGATGGAGGGCACGGACGCTACGCTGCTGCGCGCGGGCTCTCTCTGCAAAGGCGGCACGGTCGCGAAGATGATGCGCCTCGACCAGGACGAACGTTACGACATTCCCACCGTCGGCCCCGACACGCTGCGCCATATGGCGCAGGCCAAGCTCAGTTGTCTCGCGCTGCACGCCGGCTGGACGCTGATCCTTGAACCGGAGGAGTTCCGCTCCGTCGCCCTGAAGGAAGATATCTCCGTGATAGGTGTCGAAGTTTGTCGATCTTTATAAGCTCCGGCGAAGCCTCGGGCGATCATTACACCGCGAATCTCGCAAAGAGGCTGCGCGCCGGCGGTTATTCCGGCGATATATGGGGGATGGGCGGCATAGAGTCGCGCGAGGCGGGGATACGCGTCGAATGGCACGGAGAGCGCCTGCAGCTTTTGGGGCTCACGGAGGTCATTTCGGCGATCCCCTCGATTTTCGCGCTGCGCAATGAGATGGTGGAGCGCATCCTCACGGAATCGCCGGAGGCCGTCATCGTCTGCGACAGTCCTGATTATCACATGCGCCTGATATCGAAGCTGCGTTCGCGCGGCTACAGAGGGCGCATATTTTACATTTCGCCGCCTTCGGTATGGGCATGGCGGAGCGGCCGCGCAAACGACCTGCGCCGTAATGTCGACGAGTGTCTTCCCCTTTTTAAGTTTGAACATGAATATCTGCTGTCGCGGGGCTGCGTCAGCCATTGGCGCGGTTATCCGCTTGCCGAAGAGTTCCGGAAACTCGCGGCGGAGCCCTCGCCGCTTGACGGGAGTTTCGACCGTGAACGTCTCGTCGCCTTCCTTCCCGGGAGCCGGCGGAGCGAGGTGACGGCGCTGCTCCCGATGATGCGCGAGGCGGCGGCGGTTCTCGCGGAAAGAGGCTGGCAGCCGGTGTTTTCGGTCGCGCCGGGGTTGAATCCCGCCGTGCGCGACGGCATGATCGAAAAGTTTACGAAAGACGGAGTCTTATTCTACGACGGTCCGGGCCACGACCTGATGGCCGCCGCGCGCTGCGCCGTCGGCGCGAGCGGCACGATCACGGTCGAATCGCTGCTCCTTGGCTGTTATATGGTCGTCACCTATAAGCTGAACCCGATATCGGCGTTCGTCGCCCGCTGCGTCATCAAGACGCCCTATTACGCGATGGCCAACATCCTCGCGGGAGAGGAGATGTTCCCGGAGCTCCTGCAGGAAAAGGCCACCGTGGACAACATTCTCGGACACACTCTCGAATGGCTTGAGGGAGAGGGCGATTTTCGCGCGGAGACCGAAAAAACGATGCGGCGCGCGCGGCTCACGCTCGGCGAAGAGGGAGTATATGACTTCTGGAGCAAACGAATAATGGAGGCCTCCGCCCGATGCTGAAACTTACCAATAGAGATGAATGGTCATCTTATCTCAGAGTCCTGAGATACTGCACGCCCTATAAGAAACGGCTCATTTACGCCATCGTCTGCATGGTGCTCTCCGCGCTCGCCGCGATCACGCCGCCGTGGCTCATAAAGAATGTCGTCGACGACGTCCTCATCCGCAAGGAGACCTATATGCTGAACCTTCTCTGTTTCAGCGTTATTTTCCTATATATCCTGAAGGCGGTCTTCACCTACGCCAACCTCTATCTTATGACCTGGGTGGGACAGAAGGTGGTCATCGACATCCGCCTCGAACTCTACGACCACACGCAGAGGCTCTCGCTGCTGACGCTATACAGCAAGCGTTCCGGCGAGTTTCTTTCGCGCATCACGAACGACGTGGCGACGCTGCAGAATATCCTCGCCTCGGTGGTCGTGGACTTCGTCGTGCAGGGCGTCACCTTTGTCGGCATTATCGGGCTGCTGCTTTTCCTCAACTGGCGGCTGACCCTTATCACCTTTCTGGTCATCCCGGTCGCGGTCTTCGCCATCGACCAGGCTTCTTCAAAGCTGCGCAAAGTCGGCACGGTGATCCAGGAGCGCCTCGCGATGGTGGCCGCCATCGCCCAGGAGGCGGTATCGTCGATAAAGATCGTTCGCTCGTTCGCCACGGAGGAGGAGGAGTATGAGCGTTTCCGGGAGGAGAGCAACCTCCACTTCAAGGCGCTGATGAAGGGCACGCAGGTGCGCGGCGCGTTGGAGGGCATCGTCGAGGTCATCCTCATCATGGCGCTCGCCGTCATCCTCTGGATCGGCGGTCGCGACGTGATCGGCGGCAAGCTCACCGCGGGCGGGCTAATCGCCTTCCTGACTTACATCGGCCTGCTGGTGCAGCCGGTGCGCGTGCTGAGCCGCGTCGTCAGCACGATACAGCAGGGAGCCGCCTCGGCGGACCGTGTCTTTGAGATACTCGACGAAGCCAACGAGGTGCCGCTCGCCGAGCATCCCGTCGTCCATTCGCCGATGGATGGGCATGTAAGTTTTGAGGATGTGGATTTTCGTTATAATGATTCAAAGCATGTCCTCAACGGCATTTCTTTTGAGATAAAACCGGGAGAGAAGGTCGCGATCGTCGGCCCCACCGGCGCGGGCAAATCTACGATCGCCGACCTGGTGATGCGCTTCTACGACCCGCAGGGCGGCGCGGTCAAGGTCGACGGGATCGACATCCGCCGCCTTGAATTGAAGTCATACCGCCGCCAGATCGGCGTCGTCCCGCAGGACCCGGTCCTTATGAAGGGGACGCTCGCCTATAATATCGGCTACGGCTGCAAGAACATGACGAAAAGGGATCTGGAGCGGGCCGCGAAGATGGCCGGCATCTATGATTTCATTATGACGCTGCCGCGCGGTTTCGACACGGAGGTCGGCGAGCGCGGCGTGACGCTGTCTGGCGGGCAGCGCCAGCGCGTGGCGATCGCGCGCGCCGTGGTGCGCGACCCGCGGA
The window above is part of the Cloacibacillus evryensis DSM 19522 genome. Proteins encoded here:
- a CDS encoding Ig-like domain-containing protein gives rise to the protein MVTACAISLISNESYTGDINVDISGKAELESTKACAVFSKITVGDNKVNKIEISGGSFRGGDQALLLEDAENIDISLTGGSYSSNPSAYVADREKYVIVEKDGKYVVEQVYVNVAPESIELWLNTQLKKTAKLEPTSNKTGATFKWESSTPTIVSVDQTGNITALAVGSADVTARETVSGASGTCQVTVRKAGPVTVSPASVNLVLNASPTAQLTASCDKAESVTWQSSDGSIVTVDNSGTVTAVKEGKANVTATGKTSGFSDTCAVTVSRAKITMTPNTKELVLNISQTAALAASSDFEEELEWSSNNTEVVSVDQKGNITALAVGSADVTAKGKKSLSVGTCAVNVRAANPVEVTPLTEEFILNISPAKQLTATCDAAESVTWNSDKTDIVTVDDSGKITAIGLGTANVTATGSVSGFKSAPCVVTVRRANISVTPTEVELILGIAPTYQLEADSEVTDTYTWTSANKDIVTVDDSGKITAKKDGTANVTATGIKSGSVASCTVTVRTAEYVVVTPSKMELAIGATGKLSVRNDKKDSITWESSDTAVATVKDGTVTAVKAGITVITANGLHTSAACTVTVTDPASPDPVTPTPAPVAPGTVNKENNPVNKEEGKPENVEAATPAITEATEEGKAAVVSATKIEEKNLVATADGKLTISPVLAKSALEEVISADATVAPQSVALLPIVKAAVTANNVAALAFTMTGEQLGAEENTIAGDVKVIKVLADGKGGQFSYASAAAGYADKTFTLKDADGKSLALTDKVAKASTYTLVIFVADNGDFDLDATAGSVIDPVAVATNAATEPKSGSSSSGCNGGFGALALLGLALVPMFYGKKR
- a CDS encoding ABC transporter ATP-binding protein; its protein translation is MLKLTNRDEWSSYLRVLRYCTPYKKRLIYAIVCMVLSALAAITPPWLIKNVVDDVLIRKETYMLNLLCFSVIFLYILKAVFTYANLYLMTWVGQKVVIDIRLELYDHTQRLSLLTLYSKRSGEFLSRITNDVATLQNILASVVVDFVVQGVTFVGIIGLLLFLNWRLTLITFLVIPVAVFAIDQASSKLRKVGTVIQERLAMVAAIAQEAVSSIKIVRSFATEEEEYERFREESNLHFKALMKGTQVRGALEGIVEVILIMALAVILWIGGRDVIGGKLTAGGLIAFLTYIGLLVQPVRVLSRVVSTIQQGAASADRVFEILDEANEVPLAEHPVVHSPMDGHVSFEDVDFRYNDSKHVLNGISFEIKPGEKVAIVGPTGAGKSTIADLVMRFYDPQGGAVKVDGIDIRRLELKSYRRQIGVVPQDPVLMKGTLAYNIGYGCKNMTKRDLERAAKMAGIYDFIMTLPRGFDTEVGERGVTLSGGQRQRVAIARAVVRDPRILIMDEATSSLDALVEQQVQEAMHNAMEGRTAIVIAHRLSTIRDADRILVLRDGRIVEAGTHDELVAAGGHYYRLFAASNGEHTG
- a CDS encoding lipid-A-disaccharide synthase codes for the protein MSIFISSGEASGDHYTANLAKRLRAGGYSGDIWGMGGIESREAGIRVEWHGERLQLLGLTEVISAIPSIFALRNEMVERILTESPEAVIVCDSPDYHMRLISKLRSRGYRGRIFYISPPSVWAWRSGRANDLRRNVDECLPLFKFEHEYLLSRGCVSHWRGYPLAEEFRKLAAEPSPLDGSFDRERLVAFLPGSRRSEVTALLPMMREAAAVLAERGWQPVFSVAPGLNPAVRDGMIEKFTKDGVLFYDGPGHDLMAAARCAVGASGTITVESLLLGCYMVVTYKLNPISAFVARCVIKTPYYAMANILAGEEMFPELLQEKATVDNILGHTLEWLEGEGDFRAETEKTMRRARLTLGEEGVYDFWSKRIMEASARC
- a CDS encoding LpxI family protein; its protein translation is MDNQIALIAGEGSLPVVIASRLTDNGNPPVVYSIRESIGELSKYALDVINITKPDFGFTIKDMKKRGVRSIIMAGTVSKTLVFKPSLFDLTTQRFLAGLLFRDDHSILGAIVDFLEKEGFKVLSYRDIVPDLLAKSGHIAGRAPTRDELDDSEYGFSICKAVVPLSFGQTVIVNKRSVVAVEAMEGTDATLLRAGSLCKGGTVAKMMRLDQDERYDIPTVGPDTLRHMAQAKLSCLALHAGWTLILEPEEFRSVALKEDISVIGVEVCRSL